In Candidatus Palauibacter soopunensis, a single genomic region encodes these proteins:
- a CDS encoding ABC-F family ATP-binding cassette domain-containing protein, with protein sequence MITVSGLGKAFGGQVLFREATFLLNPGECYGLVGANGSGKTTLLNILGGSEDATEGSVTIPKRLQVGVLRQDHFLHDEEEILGATLMGNRDLWRAMVEREALVEAEDGDFDADRFSELEEIFQRHDGYTAEARAGEILEGLGFPSEIHRRPLSTLSGGFKLRVLLAQALAGAPDVLLLDEPTNHLDILSIRWLEKFLREFKGAIVVISHDHRFLDNIATHILDIDYETVTTYKGNYDDYLVRKKEDQERREKELANREREIAHHRQFVDRFRAKASKARQAQSKLRLIEKRAEALQPLPVSSRRYPNFRFKSRRPSGRTVLEVEGVKKAFGDGEELNEVLHGVDLSLERGDRMAIMGPNGIGKSTLLKIVMGELESDAGRVTWGYETHPSYFAQDQEARFESPGQTAEDWIAGFCPGRTLGFVRGEMGRVLFSGDDAKKRVGNLSGGEAARLVFCRMAIERPNVLVLDEPTNHLDLESIESLVDALRGYDGTLILVSHDRWFVSQLATRIVEISEDGIRDFRGSYEAYVHYCGDDHLDVDTVVLKARREKRAGRAAAAETRGAGNLAARGNARGGDPEVARGNRNRYRGGSLRKKLNDITRQIEAAETRLAEIDEIFADPAFYAETPIEDVRALETERTSRQGELDELIGAWERIETELAHLD encoded by the coding sequence GTGATCACCGTCTCCGGTCTCGGAAAGGCATTCGGCGGTCAGGTCCTCTTCCGGGAGGCCACCTTCCTCCTCAACCCCGGCGAGTGCTACGGCCTCGTGGGCGCGAACGGATCCGGAAAGACCACGCTCCTCAACATCCTCGGCGGCTCCGAGGACGCGACGGAGGGATCCGTCACCATCCCGAAGCGCCTCCAGGTCGGCGTCCTGCGCCAGGACCATTTCCTCCACGACGAAGAGGAGATCCTCGGCGCCACCCTCATGGGAAACCGCGACCTGTGGCGCGCCATGGTCGAGCGGGAGGCGCTGGTCGAGGCGGAAGACGGAGACTTCGACGCCGACCGCTTCTCCGAACTCGAGGAGATCTTCCAGCGTCACGACGGCTACACGGCGGAGGCCCGCGCGGGCGAGATCCTCGAGGGCCTCGGCTTCCCGAGCGAGATTCACCGCCGCCCGCTCTCCACCCTCTCCGGCGGGTTCAAGCTCCGCGTGCTGCTCGCGCAGGCGCTCGCCGGCGCGCCCGATGTCCTCCTCCTCGACGAGCCGACAAACCACCTCGACATCCTCTCCATCCGCTGGCTCGAGAAGTTCCTGCGGGAGTTCAAGGGGGCGATCGTCGTCATCTCCCACGACCACCGCTTTCTCGACAACATCGCCACGCACATCCTCGACATCGACTATGAGACGGTCACCACCTACAAGGGCAACTATGACGACTATCTGGTCCGAAAGAAGGAGGACCAGGAGAGACGGGAGAAGGAACTCGCGAACCGCGAGCGCGAGATCGCCCACCACCGACAGTTCGTCGACCGCTTCCGGGCCAAGGCGAGCAAGGCGCGACAGGCCCAGAGCAAACTGCGCCTCATAGAGAAGCGGGCGGAGGCGCTGCAGCCGCTCCCGGTCTCCTCGCGCCGCTATCCGAACTTCCGCTTCAAGTCCCGCCGTCCGAGCGGGCGCACCGTCCTCGAAGTGGAGGGCGTGAAGAAGGCGTTCGGCGACGGCGAGGAGTTGAACGAAGTCCTCCACGGCGTCGACCTCTCCCTCGAGCGCGGGGACCGCATGGCGATCATGGGCCCCAACGGGATCGGGAAATCGACCCTGCTCAAGATCGTCATGGGCGAACTCGAGTCCGACGCCGGCCGCGTCACGTGGGGCTACGAGACGCACCCGAGCTATTTCGCGCAGGACCAGGAGGCCCGCTTCGAGTCGCCGGGGCAAACGGCCGAGGACTGGATCGCGGGCTTCTGTCCCGGCCGAACCCTCGGATTCGTGCGCGGCGAGATGGGGCGGGTGCTCTTCTCCGGCGACGACGCGAAGAAGCGGGTCGGCAACCTTTCCGGCGGCGAGGCCGCCCGCCTCGTCTTCTGCCGGATGGCGATCGAGCGACCCAACGTCCTCGTTCTCGACGAACCCACGAACCACCTCGACCTCGAATCCATCGAGTCACTGGTCGACGCGCTCCGAGGCTACGACGGCACGCTCATCCTCGTCTCGCACGACCGGTGGTTCGTCTCGCAACTCGCGACCCGCATCGTCGAGATCTCCGAGGACGGGATCCGCGACTTCAGGGGAAGTTACGAGGCGTACGTCCACTACTGCGGAGACGACCACCTCGATGTCGACACGGTCGTCCTCAAGGCCCGGAGAGAGAAACGCGCCGGCCGCGCCGCCGCAGCCGAAACTCGCGGCGCCGGCAACCTCGCTGCCCGGGGAAACGCACGCGGCGGCGACCCCGAAGTCGCGCGGGGCAACCGGAACCGCTACCGGGGCGGCTCGCTGCGGAAGAAGCTGAACGACATCACCCGGCAAATCGAAGCGGCCGAGACCCGCCTCGCCGAAATCGACGAGATCTTCGCCGACCCCGCCTTCTACGCCGAGACCCCGATCGAGGATGTCCGCGCGCTCGAGACGGAGCGCACGTCCCGGCAGGGGGAACTCGACGAACTGATCGGCGCCTGGGAACGCATCGAAACCGAACTCGCCCACCTCGACTGA
- a CDS encoding ankyrin repeat domain-containing protein, with the protein MKPPAVALLAALLSGALAPDSPVADAAMAGDLAAVRALLSDGADVNAPQGDGMTALHWAARSANADLTRLLLEAGADAGPITRIGAYTPLHLASEVRGSEVVGLLLEAGAEQTATTEDVGGATPLHLAAGAGGAKAVRLLLEHGGDADVREARWGQTPLMYAAARGREAAVRALLDGGADPALATWVTDITALAEWSQADRRARAARMRGEPEPPVPPRPAPSDAPLAAASAAPAERLASDDEEDYERPIEEPEPLGYGDLIGGHGGLTALLHAAREGHAGTVRALIEGGANIDQVSGGDRTSPMLIAMINGHFDLAMELLEAGADPKLASAAGATPLFAALNAHWAPKSRYPQQHAYGQQRHSYLDVMRRLLDAGVDPNARLEKHLWWVSYNFDLLQIDLKGATPFWRAAYSLDVEAMKLLVEYGADPRLATIKVPPRRLPAWDREKRDLSGVPPVPVGGPADYPIHAATGIGYGQGFPSNAHRYVPDGWLPAVRYLVEELGADVNQRDDEGYTPLHNAASRGDLEVIRFLVEHGADPTAVSRVGQTTADMANGPYQRTQPFPEAVALLESLGSKNNHNCVSC; encoded by the coding sequence ATGAAGCCGCCGGCGGTCGCGCTGCTGGCGGCACTTCTGAGCGGCGCGCTGGCCCCCGATTCGCCGGTCGCCGACGCAGCGATGGCGGGCGACCTCGCCGCCGTGCGGGCGCTCCTGTCCGATGGCGCCGACGTGAACGCGCCGCAGGGCGACGGAATGACCGCGCTCCACTGGGCGGCGCGCTCCGCGAACGCCGACCTGACCCGCCTGCTCCTCGAGGCGGGCGCGGATGCCGGCCCCATCACCCGCATCGGCGCCTACACGCCGCTGCACCTCGCGAGCGAAGTCCGTGGCTCGGAGGTCGTGGGCCTGCTCCTCGAAGCGGGCGCGGAACAGACCGCCACCACGGAAGACGTGGGCGGCGCGACGCCGCTGCACCTCGCCGCCGGCGCGGGCGGCGCGAAAGCCGTCCGCCTGCTCCTGGAGCACGGCGGCGACGCCGACGTCCGCGAAGCGCGCTGGGGCCAGACGCCGCTCATGTACGCGGCCGCCCGCGGACGGGAAGCCGCCGTGAGGGCGCTGCTCGATGGCGGCGCGGATCCCGCTCTCGCCACCTGGGTCACCGACATCACGGCGTTGGCGGAGTGGTCGCAGGCGGATCGCCGCGCCCGCGCGGCGCGGATGCGCGGCGAGCCCGAACCGCCGGTGCCGCCCCGCCCCGCTCCGTCCGATGCGCCGCTGGCGGCCGCCTCCGCCGCCCCCGCGGAACGTCTCGCGTCCGACGACGAGGAGGACTACGAGCGCCCGATCGAGGAGCCCGAGCCCCTCGGCTACGGCGACCTCATCGGCGGCCATGGCGGTCTCACGGCACTGCTTCACGCCGCCCGTGAAGGGCACGCCGGCACCGTGCGCGCGCTCATCGAGGGCGGGGCGAACATCGACCAGGTGAGCGGGGGCGACCGCACGAGCCCCATGCTCATCGCGATGATCAACGGCCACTTCGACCTCGCCATGGAACTGCTCGAGGCCGGAGCCGACCCCAAACTCGCCTCCGCCGCCGGCGCGACGCCGCTCTTCGCCGCCCTCAACGCCCACTGGGCGCCGAAGTCGCGCTACCCGCAGCAGCACGCTTACGGGCAGCAGCGGCACAGCTATCTCGACGTGATGCGCCGCCTGCTCGACGCGGGAGTGGATCCCAACGCTCGTCTGGAGAAGCACCTGTGGTGGGTGTCGTACAACTTCGACCTCCTGCAGATCGACCTGAAGGGCGCGACCCCCTTCTGGCGCGCCGCGTACTCCCTGGACGTGGAGGCGATGAAGCTCCTCGTCGAGTACGGCGCCGATCCCCGCCTCGCCACGATCAAGGTGCCGCCGCGGCGACTCCCGGCGTGGGACCGCGAGAAGCGCGACCTGTCCGGCGTCCCCCCCGTGCCCGTGGGCGGCCCCGCCGACTACCCGATCCACGCCGCGACGGGCATCGGCTACGGCCAGGGCTTCCCCAGCAACGCCCATCGGTACGTCCCGGACGGCTGGCTGCCGGCCGTCCGCTATCTCGTCGAGGAACTCGGCGCCGACGTGAACCAGCGCGACGACGAGGGCTACACGCCCCTCCACAACGCGGCCTCGCGCGGCGACCTCGAGGTCATCCGCTTCCTCGTCGAACACGGCGCGGACCCGACCGCCGTGAGCCGCGTCGGCCAGACCACCGCGGACATGGCGAACGGCCCCTACCAGCGCACGCAGCCCTTCCCGGAGGCCGTCGCCCTGCTCGAGAGCCTCGGCTCGAAGAACAACCACAACTGCGTGTCCTGCTGA
- a CDS encoding amino acid permease, which produces MSERHLGLYGATALGVGAIVGGGILALAGVAFASAGPAAILAFGLNGGIAFLTAMSFARLARRFPESGGIYTYAKKVLSIEVAFVVGWVVWFASIVAGVLYALGFAAFLIEGLQRLGPALGASWDWIGQGRTQIAFAVGAVAVYSLLLVQRSAGGGNAATIGKVIVFAVLIAGGFIAWLVGSAGSPAETLGRLSPFAPEGSLGLLQAMGYTFIALQGFDLIAAVGGEVRDSRRTVPRAMYLSLGIALVVYIPLLVIVATVGAPSEGIQAAARANTEGLVAEAAERFMGPAGYWFVIGAGLLSMLSALQANLFGASRVAFSMARDRTLPHQVGEMRGRTGTPAVAVVATGAMMTLIAVAVGNVASAGAASSLIFLISFAMVHWAAMLARRRSGHPRPAALPAVGAALCLGLAIFQAIAVPEAGRVVALWLGLGVALYLILLAPGARLADASAQARDPDLARLRGRSPLVLVPIGNPASAASLVDVAATVRAPSVGRILLLSVIPREGRPAGSRDAAVRDAKDILGESVGRGLEDAVLPETLFTIASDVWGEIARVANSQTCETVLVGLPRLTEPGVESRLEGLISRIAADVVIVRAPLRWRIEEARRILLPVKGRRDHSELRARLLGSLARSSERSVTFLCTLPPDASPDRRRRVERTVRQLARDEAAGPYDVAFEHTDDPAAPVARLGREHDLVVMGMERRARGEPAIGAFALEVARRTDMPLILLGRRRHAGTLTAQGLAQAVSTMQRPGPRSGP; this is translated from the coding sequence ATGAGCGAACGGCATCTGGGACTCTACGGCGCGACGGCGCTCGGAGTCGGCGCGATCGTGGGGGGCGGGATTCTCGCGCTCGCCGGCGTCGCGTTCGCGTCCGCGGGTCCCGCCGCGATCCTCGCCTTCGGCCTCAACGGGGGGATCGCGTTCCTCACCGCGATGAGCTTCGCCCGCCTCGCGCGCCGCTTCCCGGAATCCGGCGGCATCTACACGTATGCGAAGAAGGTGCTCTCGATCGAGGTCGCCTTCGTGGTCGGATGGGTGGTGTGGTTCGCCTCCATCGTGGCCGGCGTCCTCTACGCGCTGGGCTTCGCCGCCTTCCTCATCGAGGGCTTGCAGCGCCTGGGCCCCGCGCTGGGCGCCTCATGGGACTGGATCGGTCAGGGCCGCACGCAGATCGCGTTCGCGGTCGGGGCCGTCGCCGTCTACTCGCTCCTCCTCGTTCAGCGCAGCGCCGGCGGGGGCAACGCGGCCACGATCGGCAAGGTGATCGTGTTCGCGGTCCTCATCGCCGGGGGCTTCATCGCGTGGCTCGTCGGTTCCGCCGGCTCTCCCGCCGAGACGCTGGGGCGCCTGAGCCCGTTCGCCCCGGAAGGCTCGCTCGGCCTTCTGCAGGCCATGGGCTACACCTTCATCGCCCTGCAGGGGTTCGACCTCATCGCCGCCGTGGGCGGAGAAGTCCGGGACTCCCGCCGCACGGTGCCTCGCGCGATGTACCTGTCGCTCGGGATCGCACTCGTCGTCTACATCCCCCTTCTCGTCATCGTCGCGACCGTCGGCGCGCCTTCCGAGGGGATTCAGGCCGCGGCGCGGGCGAACACCGAGGGGCTCGTGGCCGAGGCCGCCGAGCGCTTCATGGGGCCGGCCGGCTACTGGTTCGTCATCGGCGCCGGACTCCTGTCGATGCTGTCCGCGCTGCAGGCGAACCTGTTCGGGGCCTCGCGCGTCGCGTTCTCGATGGCGCGCGACCGGACGCTCCCGCACCAGGTGGGAGAGATGCGGGGGCGGACCGGGACGCCCGCTGTCGCCGTCGTCGCGACGGGGGCGATGATGACGCTGATCGCCGTCGCGGTGGGGAACGTCGCCTCCGCGGGCGCCGCGTCGAGCCTCATCTTCCTCATCTCGTTCGCGATGGTCCATTGGGCCGCGATGCTTGCGCGGCGGCGCTCCGGCCACCCGCGGCCGGCGGCGCTCCCGGCCGTCGGCGCCGCCCTCTGCCTGGGGCTGGCGATCTTCCAGGCCATCGCCGTGCCGGAGGCGGGACGGGTCGTCGCGCTGTGGCTCGGCCTCGGCGTGGCGCTCTACCTGATCCTGCTCGCGCCCGGTGCCCGTCTCGCCGACGCGAGCGCCCAGGCGCGGGATCCGGACCTCGCCCGCCTCCGCGGCCGCAGCCCGCTCGTCCTCGTGCCGATCGGGAATCCCGCCAGCGCGGCGAGCCTCGTCGACGTGGCCGCGACCGTGCGCGCCCCGAGCGTCGGCCGGATCCTGCTGCTGTCGGTGATTCCGAGAGAGGGACGGCCCGCCGGCTCCCGCGACGCGGCGGTGCGGGACGCGAAGGACATCCTGGGCGAGTCCGTGGGGCGCGGACTCGAGGACGCGGTCCTGCCGGAGACGCTGTTCACGATCGCGTCGGATGTGTGGGGCGAGATCGCCCGCGTGGCCAACAGCCAGACGTGCGAAACGGTACTCGTGGGTCTGCCGCGACTCACGGAGCCCGGAGTGGAATCGCGGCTCGAAGGCCTCATCTCGAGGATCGCGGCGGACGTGGTCATCGTGCGGGCGCCGCTCCGCTGGCGGATCGAGGAGGCGAGACGCATTCTCCTGCCCGTGAAGGGACGGCGGGATCACAGCGAACTGCGCGCCCGTCTGCTCGGGAGTCTGGCGCGATCCTCCGAGCGGTCCGTCACGTTCCTGTGTACGCTCCCGCCCGACGCTTCCCCCGACCGGCGGCGAAGGGTCGAGCGCACCGTCCGGCAACTCGCGCGGGATGAGGCGGCGGGTCCGTATGACGTCGCCTTCGAGCACACGGACGACCCCGCGGCACCGGTCGCCCGCCTGGGACGGGAGCACGATCTCGTGGTGATGGGGATGGAACGGCGGGCCCGGGGCGAACCGGCGATCGGCGCCTTCGCCCTGGAGGTGGCGCGGAGGACGGACATGCCGCTCATCCTCCTCGGCCGGCGGCGCCACGCCGGGACGCTCACCGCTCAGGGGCTCGCGCAGGCCGTGTCGACGATGCAGAGGCCGGGACCGAGGTCGGGACCGTGA
- a CDS encoding SLC13 family permease: protein MTVDVVIVLAIVAVAVVLFVTEWVRYDGVALMVLLSLAISGVIPMARAIEGFANPAVVTIAAVLVLSGGLYKTGVANVVGAQVLRLAGDSPVRVTALLMLTSGLMSGVMNNTAAVALLIPVVIDISRRLGMRPSRLLIPLSFAALLGGMTTLIGTGPNILLSSILERMGQGGFGFFAFTPVGATALTLGVLYVVLAGRHFLPDRSTGDEEGGDEIDLTGRYRLAQSLLALRIPSGSALDGCSLVEGRLGQALGYDLLAVRRKGHLVRAPERDFRLRSDDVLIVEGRIEALERLRAWGRLVRHRESNDALGRLVKDSTVLAEVAVAEKSDLVDGTVRSIDFRNRFQAHVVAVRRDNQVLSGSFQTVKLEAGDALLLLGREDQLQQLRYATEFSSIGWTDIGSATEEYELYRWLMRLHIPDGSWLDGQTLEASRLRRAFDLTVLEIEREDGDIALPDASERMRAGDRLIVEGPPACFAVLEALQELVQVDERPSVDELESEDVGFAEVTLAPSSDLVGKTLREVLFRESYGLNLISIFRGGRAFHSNIRISRTALAFGDALLVYGNRKKIALLARDPRFLVLHGQLHEVFRVHKAWIASAVMVGFILAASLNLLPVYIAALLGALLMVFTGCVKGNEVYTFVEWRVVMLLGGMLALGLAMEDSGTAELIAREVVGRAAEMGPRILIASIFLICALAAQFVPTSAVAVLVAPIALSAASELDLSARALLMVVAVGSSCAFLSPFGHPVNLLVMGVGGYKVVDYTKVGAPLFLLLLLMVVFFLPLVWPL, encoded by the coding sequence GTGACGGTCGACGTCGTCATCGTCCTCGCGATCGTCGCCGTGGCGGTCGTCCTCTTCGTCACGGAATGGGTCCGCTACGACGGCGTGGCGCTCATGGTGCTCCTCTCCCTGGCCATCTCCGGCGTCATCCCGATGGCGCGCGCCATCGAAGGATTCGCCAACCCCGCCGTGGTCACGATCGCGGCCGTGCTCGTGCTCAGCGGCGGCCTCTACAAGACCGGCGTCGCGAACGTCGTCGGCGCGCAGGTGCTGCGGCTCGCGGGGGATTCTCCCGTGCGGGTCACGGCGCTGCTGATGCTCACGTCCGGGCTGATGTCGGGGGTGATGAACAACACGGCGGCCGTCGCCCTCCTCATCCCCGTCGTGATCGATATCTCCCGCCGTCTCGGGATGCGTCCTTCCCGTCTTCTGATCCCGCTTTCCTTCGCCGCCCTCCTCGGCGGCATGACGACGCTCATCGGGACGGGGCCCAACATCCTCCTCTCGAGCATACTCGAGCGCATGGGGCAGGGGGGATTTGGTTTCTTCGCCTTCACGCCCGTCGGGGCGACCGCGCTCACCCTCGGGGTTCTGTATGTGGTCCTCGCGGGGAGGCACTTCCTTCCGGACCGTTCCACCGGGGACGAGGAGGGGGGCGACGAGATCGACCTGACCGGCCGCTACCGGCTCGCGCAGTCGCTGCTCGCGCTCCGGATTCCGTCGGGTTCGGCGCTCGACGGGTGTTCGCTGGTCGAGGGGCGGCTCGGACAGGCCCTGGGGTACGACCTCCTGGCCGTGCGCCGCAAGGGGCATCTCGTGCGGGCGCCGGAGCGGGATTTCCGGCTGCGGAGCGACGACGTGCTCATCGTCGAGGGGCGGATCGAAGCGCTCGAGCGCCTGCGCGCCTGGGGTCGCCTCGTCCGGCACAGGGAATCGAACGATGCCCTGGGACGTCTCGTGAAGGATTCGACGGTGCTGGCCGAAGTCGCGGTCGCCGAGAAATCCGACCTCGTCGACGGCACGGTTCGGAGCATCGATTTCCGCAACCGGTTCCAGGCGCACGTCGTCGCCGTCCGGCGCGACAACCAGGTCCTGAGCGGCTCCTTCCAGACGGTGAAGCTCGAGGCGGGGGACGCGCTCCTCCTGCTGGGCCGCGAAGACCAGCTCCAGCAACTCCGCTACGCGACGGAGTTCTCATCGATCGGATGGACGGACATCGGCTCCGCCACCGAGGAGTACGAGCTGTACCGATGGCTGATGCGGCTCCACATCCCGGATGGTTCCTGGCTGGACGGACAGACGCTGGAGGCGTCGCGTCTGCGGCGCGCCTTCGATCTCACCGTGCTGGAAATCGAGCGCGAGGACGGCGATATCGCGCTGCCCGATGCGTCGGAGAGGATGCGGGCCGGCGACCGCCTCATCGTCGAGGGGCCCCCGGCCTGCTTCGCCGTGCTGGAGGCGCTGCAGGAGCTGGTCCAGGTGGACGAACGACCTTCGGTGGACGAACTGGAGTCGGAGGACGTCGGATTCGCGGAGGTCACGCTGGCTCCGAGTTCCGACCTGGTCGGGAAGACGCTGCGCGAAGTCCTCTTCCGGGAATCCTACGGACTGAACCTGATCTCGATCTTCCGCGGGGGGCGGGCCTTTCACTCGAACATCCGCATCTCGCGCACGGCGCTCGCCTTCGGGGACGCCCTCCTCGTCTACGGCAACCGGAAGAAGATCGCGCTCCTCGCCCGCGACCCGCGGTTCCTCGTCCTCCACGGGCAACTGCACGAGGTGTTCCGTGTCCACAAGGCGTGGATCGCGAGCGCGGTCATGGTGGGGTTCATCCTCGCGGCCTCCCTGAACCTGCTCCCCGTGTACATCGCCGCGCTTCTCGGTGCGCTCCTCATGGTGTTCACGGGGTGCGTGAAGGGGAACGAGGTCTACACCTTCGTCGAATGGCGGGTCGTCATGCTCCTTGGCGGGATGCTGGCGCTCGGTCTCGCGATGGAGGACTCCGGTACGGCGGAACTCATCGCGCGCGAAGTCGTGGGGCGGGCGGCGGAGATGGGACCGCGGATCCTCATCGCGAGCATCTTTCTCATCTGCGCGCTCGCGGCGCAGTTCGTCCCCACCTCGGCGGTCGCCGTGCTCGTCGCGCCGATCGCGCTCAGCGCCGCGTCGGAACTGGATCTCTCGGCGCGGGCCCTGCTCATGGTCGTGGCCGTCGGCTCCTCCTGCGCCTTCCTGAGCCCCTTCGGCCACCCCGTAAACCTGCTCGTGATGGGTGTGGGCGGTTACAAGGTCGTGGACTACACGAAGGTCGGCGCGCCGCTCTTCCTGCTCCTGCTCCTGATGGTCGTCTTCTTCCTCCCCCTCGTCTGGCCGCTGTAG
- a CDS encoding DUF1552 domain-containing protein has product MDIITGKHIPRRTFLRGVGATVALPMLDAMVPAGRLWGSIRPADPTRLIAIEMVHGAAGSTAYGASRGYWSPLQTGRDFDLSTGALASLEPFRDRLTIISDTDIEAAEARIPKEIGGDHFRSSATFLTQSHPRQTEGSDIRAGTSMDQIYAQRFGQDTPIPSMQLCIENVDQSGGCAYGYACVYTDTISWQSPTEPLPMIRDPRIAFDQLFGAGGSAEERAARRRANRSVLDFIAGRIGELRRELGPVDVRRLDRYLDNVREIERRIERVETQNRSGEERALPEAPAGVPDSFVEHVQLMFDLQALAFESDMTRVFSFKLGRDSSARVFPESGVDKPFHPASHHGADEGNIDDFAQINRFHVSMVPYLLERLRNTMDGETDLLEKTMVIYGSPMGDPNVHNHKRCPLFVAGGANGKLDGGVHVRAAPSTPMANAMLSLMHALGLEDIEQFGDSTGALSLAAPDASAAGS; this is encoded by the coding sequence CCATGGTTCCCGCGGGACGGCTGTGGGGATCGATCCGTCCCGCCGATCCGACGCGGCTGATCGCGATCGAGATGGTGCACGGCGCGGCGGGCTCGACCGCATACGGAGCGTCGCGCGGCTACTGGTCGCCGCTGCAGACCGGTCGTGACTTCGACCTCAGCACCGGGGCGCTCGCCTCTCTCGAACCGTTCCGGGACCGGCTCACGATCATCAGCGACACCGACATCGAGGCGGCCGAGGCGCGGATCCCCAAGGAGATCGGCGGGGATCACTTCCGGTCCAGCGCGACCTTCCTGACCCAGTCCCACCCGCGACAGACCGAGGGCTCCGACATCCGCGCCGGGACGTCGATGGACCAGATCTACGCCCAGCGCTTCGGGCAGGACACGCCGATCCCCTCCATGCAGCTCTGCATCGAGAACGTGGACCAGTCCGGCGGGTGCGCGTACGGCTACGCCTGCGTCTACACGGACACGATCAGTTGGCAGTCGCCCACGGAACCGCTCCCCATGATCCGCGATCCGAGGATCGCCTTCGACCAGTTGTTCGGCGCGGGGGGGAGCGCGGAGGAACGCGCCGCCCGCCGCCGGGCGAACCGGAGCGTCCTCGACTTCATCGCGGGCCGCATCGGCGAACTCCGCCGGGAACTGGGACCCGTCGATGTCCGCCGGCTCGACCGCTACCTCGACAACGTGCGCGAGATCGAACGACGCATCGAGCGGGTGGAAACGCAGAACCGGAGCGGCGAGGAGCGGGCGCTGCCCGAGGCGCCGGCCGGAGTGCCAGACTCCTTCGTCGAGCACGTGCAGCTGATGTTCGACCTCCAGGCGCTCGCCTTCGAGTCCGACATGACGCGCGTGTTCTCGTTCAAGCTCGGGCGCGACTCGTCGGCCCGGGTCTTCCCGGAGAGCGGCGTCGACAAGCCGTTCCACCCGGCCTCGCACCACGGCGCCGACGAAGGGAACATCGACGACTTCGCGCAGATCAACCGGTTCCACGTGTCGATGGTCCCGTACCTGCTCGAGCGGCTGCGGAACACGATGGACGGCGAGACGGACCTGCTCGAGAAGACGATGGTGATCTACGGCTCCCCCATGGGCGACCCCAACGTCCACAACCACAAGCGCTGCCCCCTGTTCGTGGCCGGCGGCGCGAACGGGAAGCTGGACGGCGGAGTTCACGTGCGGGCCGCGCCGAGCACGCCGATGGCCAACGCGATGCTCTCGCTCATGCACGCGCTCGGGCTGGAGGACATCGAACAGTTCGGCGACAGCACCGGCGCCCTGTCGCTCGCCGCCCCCGACGCGAGCGCGGCCGGCTCGTGA